ATGAAATAGAAACAGAATTATTCGAAACTATGAATAACCGTACCCGCCGCCTTTTAGGCCTCAATGTCTGGACTCACAAGGACACGGTGGAAGTGGTAAAACAGTTAAAGGATTCCGGGCGTATTGAAATTGATAATTTTTTTTGGAAAGGACAGTTAAGGATTAGAAAACGGAAGTCTTCAAAAATCTGACGGGCTCCCGCTGCATCACGCCTATCAAACTGCGGTTGGGCGTAAGAGGTATCCGACTCGCTTCAGCTGGCGCTTCCGCTCGCGAACGCCCAAATGCAGTTTCTAGTCGTGATTCGCTCGCGCCCGTCAGATTTTTGTATTCACAGTAATTAATCCATAATTGTGATTTCAACACGTCTATTTTTTACTCGCCCAGCTTCCGTAGAATTCGTTGCGACAGGCTCCGTAGCACCCTTACCCTGTGTGAATACATGATACTGATCGCGAATACCAAGTTGTACAAGGAATTCAGCAACTGCATCTGCGCGTTCTTCAGAAAGTTTCTGCTGCATTTTTACGGTTCCGCGGTCTGCACAGTGGCCTGTAATCAAAAGGTCGTTTGAAAACTCTTTTAGAATCTCACCGATTTTTTCAATTTTTTTCTTTTCAGAAGGAAGAAGGATAACAGAATCCGGTTCAAACTGAATTGCATCCAGACTGATTGTAAGACCTTTATCTCCCTGTTTTATAGAAATATTATCAAGTTTATATTTTTCAACTGTTTTCTGAAGTTTTTTAAGGTTAGTTTTGTCATTTACAGATTTATAATCAGTTACCTCACCATGGGCAGTTCCCCGGAATGCAAAGGTGTTGTTATAGGTATCATACATGTAGATTACAAATTCTTCTGTATAATGGTCGAGTTCTCCGCGTTCATTGTCCCACCAGATTTTCTGAATTGCCTGACCCTGAGTTCCTGCATAAGTACAGTCTGAATTGTAATTATTTTCACTCAGATTATCCTGAAAGAACTTATACTGCACTTCGAGTACACGGAGGATTTTATCATCTGTTTCTTCATCACCAATATAAGTATAGGTAGCTGTAAAAGGAACCTGGATAGCTTCTTCCATATTAAACAGCTCGCGGCAATCATGTACTTCAAGACCTTCACTTGTCCATGATTCACCAATCTTGATTTTTTTATCAGAAAAAGATGGAACGCTTTGTACTGTAGGCAGATAATCATTGTCAGAGTCGTGGAGCTGTCCATTAGCATCGCGGTAAACTCTAACGGAATTTTCTTCTCCCCAGGAAAGCATTCTTCCAGTGGAATTCATAAAGTTGTTCTGAGTTGTCATGTAGTGAGTAAAAAGTTTAGCAGATCCATCCTGTTGAGTTTCTGTTACGGTGGTGGAAGTACGGTTTATAAACTCTGTTCTATTATTTAATCTTCCATTTATATAAGCTTCTTCTTCAACTGTGGCTACATGTGATACAGCATCACCTTTTTTCTGCTTAAATTCAAATAAAATGCCTTCATCGGCAAATAAAGAAAAGGTAATGAATAAAAGTATTGCAGTTACAGATATACGTTTCATAAAGAAATGAACCTCCTGATACTATCATTATCGGCATTTATGGTTTATATTGTAAAAATGATTGAGCAGTTTTTAAGTTACATTAAAAATATAGTGTTGGAAATCCCTTTTCCTGCACTTATTGCATTTTCTGTTGTATTTCTTCTTCTGATTATACAGACAATCCGTCTTCATAAAAATCATGCATCGCTTCGTTCAGATGCCATTAAACGTTCCCGTTCTGTTCTGGGAGGTCAGCTTGCAGAACAGGTTGCTCCTTATCTGCCGGGCTTTCCATGTAATCCCGGTGACGCCCGCTTTATTGGTAAGCCGGTTGATTTTATAGCATTTCCCGGTATGACAGAGGATAATAACGTAAAAGAAGTTCTTTTAATTGAAGTGAAAACAGGAAAATCTGCACTCAGCGGACGAGAAAGAGAGATTAAGCGAGCTGTTACCGAAGGTCGTGTTCGATATGTCGAATATAGAGCTGATGATTAGTTTTTCAGCAGTGCATTTACATCACCGGCCAGATATGCGTCACAAAGCTGATATGGCATTGGTTTTCCTCGTAAAAAGCCCTGAACAAAATTACAGTTAAACTTATGAAGCAGCTCAAGCTGTTCTTTATTTTCAACACCTTCTGCAATAGTTTCAAGCCCCATCTTTTCTACCATATCAATAATAGAGCGGGTGATTGTCGCCTGAACTCCATCTTTTGAAGTGATATCGTTTATAAAGGCTTTGTCAATTTTAAGGGTATTCAAAGGCAACATCTGAAGGTAACTTAGGGAAGAATAGCCTGTTCCAAAATCATCAAGAGAAACTCGGATGCCCATGGCTTTTATATGGCGGAGCTTATCAATTGCATCTCCCATATTGTTAATCATAACACCTTCTGTGATTTCAATTTCAAGAAGTTCGGGATCAACCTTATATTCAAGAATGAGTTCTTCAAGTTCCTGTAAAAAGTTGTCACAGAGAAGTTGAATTGGAGATACGTTTACAGAAATAATTCCACGGAAATCGTATTTAGCCTGCCATGTTTTGAGTGTGGTTATAGCTGTTCTTAAAACCCATTTTCCTATAGGAACTATGAGGCCTGATTCTTCGGCAAGAGGAATAAATACGGCTGGAGAGATTGTTCCAAGCTCGTCATCATGCCATCTGATAAGGGCTTCAAAACCTCGGAGTTTTCCAGACTGAATATCAAACTGAGGCTGATAGTACTGTGTAAAGCAGCTTCCCAAAAGGGCTTCGTTCATTTTTGTCTGAAGGGTAAGATGCTGAATGAAAACTCTCTGCATCTCAGGTTCAAAATAAAAAAAGCTGTTCTTTCCGTTCTTTTTTGCATAATGAACTGCCATGTCTGCAAAGCGAATCAGTTCTTCTTTCTGTTCTGTATTAGCCGGGAACATTGAAATACCGCCGGAAACAGAAATCTGTTTCAGCTGGAATGCATCAAAAATACAGTCAATAAAGTTTACAAGAGAATCATCGCTTTCAAAATTTGTGATTATTACAGCAAACTCATCATCACCGTATCGGAAGATTTGAATGTATTCTCTCTGAAACTGTTTTAGGACATCTGCAACATCAAGAATAACCTGATCTCCTGCAGCACTTCCAAGGGAATCATTTATATTCTGAAGGTTATCAATATCAACAACAAGAAGGGCAGCCCTGTATTTTTTAAAGCGGGCTGTTTCAAGGGTGATTGCAAAAGTATCTGCAAAACCTGTTCGGTTTGAAAAGCCTGTCATAGGATCTGTGATAAGGGTTTTCTTTAGTTTTCTATAATATTCGCGTTCAGAAGTTATATTGATAAAAGTGATTATGATGTACTTTTCGGAAGGTACATACTTCATCTCAATTTTATACCAGGCTTGAGTTGAAGGTGAAAAGTATTTGATGTCATCATAGAAACGGCCGGCAATAGCATCAAGTGCCATTTTAAACCAGGGTATGTCGGAGGTAATATTCATGGAGAAATCAGACCATTTAGGCTTGTTCTGCATAATAAAGCCGGCGGCTTTTTTTACTTCCTCATTGGTATAAACGATATCAAAATCTATGATTTTTCCAGTGTTGTCTTTAATGGGAGTTCCAACAATAACAGGGGCAGCGATATTGTCGAGAACAACAGAAAGGTTTACGCTCATTTTTTAACCTACTATTTTTATTTACCCCTCTCGGCAATTATTATGGTAAGTCTAAAATGAGCATAAGTCAAATTAATTTTATAAAATTGAATTAACTATGGTTATTTTAAATAACCATAGTTATTGAAGTTTTAGTCAGCAGTAAAACGAATTGTTTCCCACTTTTCGTTGAATTTTTCGAGATCTTCACCTACATCAAGCTTGAGTTCACCAGAAGCCATTTCCTCTGCCTTGTACATTGGAACTGTTGTGCGGTGTTTTTCTGCTTCGAGGTTTACATAACCTGGGAAACGGAAATCATCGAGGAACATAGCATAAATTTCTGGTCTATGGATGAAGTTGATGAACTCGTTGGCGCGGTCGTAATGTTTTGCCCCCTTAAGAATAACCATAGAGTCGAGATACATAGGACCACCTTCTTTTGGAATAAAGAAGTCAATCATATCTTCCTGCTTTTCTTCCGGAACTTCACCAAATACAACTTCAGCATAACCCTGGCATACCCAGAAGTCTCCTGCAGCAAAAGACTTACCAAAGCCTTCTGCATCAAACTTTACAAGGTTTGGCTTCCATGAAGTGTTGATAAGGTCTGTAGCAGCCTGAAGCTTTGCGTCATCAACTGTGTTTACAGAAAGTCCCTGGTAAGCAAGAGCGTCACCGATAACTTCACGCATATCATCCATCATAGACATGTGGCCTTTGAGGTCTGTGCGTGCAAAAATGTTCCATGATTTTTCATAATTAGATACCTTCTGTTTGTTTACAGCAATACCAGCCATACCAAGATAGTAAGGAACCTGCCATTCCATTTCAGGGTCAAAAGTCATAAGCTTTTTGGTATCAATGTTGATGTATTTCTTGTTTGTGAACTTTGTCTGATCAATTTTCTGAAGCATCTTCTGATTGATCATGATAGATGTGTAGTCCTGTGATGGGAATGTGATGTCATATCCCTTAGCTCCGGCCTTGAGTTTAGCATACATAACTTCGTTTGAGTCGAAGGTATCAACTTTTACTGTACAGTTGAATTCTTTTTCAAAAGCCTTGAGAACTGAATCTGGAGTGTAATAAGTCCAGTTATAAAGATAAAGAGTTCCATCATCTTTTTCATCACCACATGAGGTGAAAGTGAATGTGACAGCAACAAGTGCCATAATTGCAAGTGCAATCTTTTTCATTAAAATCTCCTATTCTCCGTCATTGCGAGGAGCAAAGCGACGTGGCAATCTATTGCAATGGATTGCTTCGCCTTTGGCTCGCAATGACGAATAAATAATATTAATGACCTGCAGCAAAGCCTTTGAGTCCCTTACGGCAGATAAAGGCAATCGAACAGGTAAAAATAATCATAATTACAGAAAGTGAATTGATTACCGGTGAAACTCCGAAGCGGATCATCGAGTAAACATAAAGCGGCAGGGTAGTAGAACCAGGGCCTGCAACAAAGAATGTGATTACAAAGTCTTCAAGAGACATTGTAATTGCCATGAGGAAGCCGGAAAGAATTCCTGGCATGATAGCAGGAACGACAACCTTGAACATTGTCTGAACTTCGGTAGCTCCAAGGTCATGTGATGCTTCTACGATAGAGTAATCAAACTCGTCGAGGCGTGCATTTACCATAAGGAAAACAAACGGAAGACAGAAGGTTGTGTGTGCGGCAAATACGGTAAAAAGTCCAAGCGGCATATGAATACCACTAAAGAAAATTACCATAGAAATACCGATGATAACTTCCGGCAAAACCATAGGAAGGTAGGTGAGTGTCTGAATGAATTTCTTTCCGCGGAACTTATACCAGTTTACACCGATAGAAGCCATAGTTCCCAGTACTGTAGAAACAGCTGCAGAAGAAAAAGCAATCAGAATACTATTTAAAAGAGCCTGCCACAGAGCTTTTGAATTAAAGAAAAGCTCCTTATACCAGGTAAGGCTTACCTTTGTAAACTCTGCACCCTTGCTTTCATTGAAGGAATAAACAATGATTACAAAGAGAGGCAGAAAGAGGAACACTATAGTGAGCCAGAGTACAAGCTTTGAAAATGAAAATTTGTGATTATGACGTCTCCATGCACGTTTAGCGTGACGGGCATTTTCAGAGCGAGGTTTATTCATGCTTGCGAAGGCGTTATGAAACAGTACACCAAGAGTTCTTGCCATTACTGTACACCTCCAACATAGTTATCTTCTTTTGTATTCTTTTTCTTGAGCTGAGCTTCCTGTGAATTAGAGCGGGTAATCATCATAATTCCAATAACAGAAATAATTGTAATTACCATAGAGAATGCAGCAGCAAGAGGCCAGTTACGTGTCTTCTGAACCTGATCAACAATGATGTTTCCGAGCATGTAAGAATCTTTTCCACCAACGAGGAGAGGTACTGTATATGCACCGAAAATCGGAATGAAGGTAAAAATCAGTGCAGAAATAATACCGCTGCGGATTCCCGGAATCAGAACCTTAAACATAGACTGTGGCTTAGTTGCTCCAAGGTCGCGTGCGGCTTCAAGGAGAGAAAAGTCAAATCGGTCTACTGCAGTAAAGATTGGTAGAATTGCATACGGAATATACATATACACGCTTACAAGAATAACGGCCTTAGTATTATATAGGAAAGGAACATAATCCTTTATAAGATGCAGCTTCATCAAAATCTGATTGAGAATACCGTCGTTGTTCAAAATGCTCATCCAGGCAAAAATGCGGATAAGTGAGTTTGTCCAGAACGGAATGATAATCATAAAAAGGAAGAGAGTCTGATGACGGCTGCGGGCCATTGCATAAGCACTCGGAATTGAAACTAAAATCGTTAATATAGTAGAAATAATAGTGATTTTAAGAGTTCTAAGTACAATCAGACCATATTCCGGCTTACACATCTGCTTATAAGCTTTGAGAGAGAACTTCCATTCAACGCCACCGTAAACACCTTTCTTTAAAAAACTGTAGATAAAGATGATTACAAGTGGAGCAACAAAGAAAATAATAAACCAGAGTCCCATTGGCCAGCCGTAAAAAGAGCCGACGCGGGAATCATGTAATTCTTTAGATAGTCGTTTATCTTTCATTATTTATTGATGTCCTCAACAATATAAGCGTCTTCTGCAGACCAGGAAACATAAACCCTGTCTTTCCACTGGATAACAGGACCATCATCCATATAGTCCGTATGCTGCTTGAATACTTTGATAACTTTACCTGTATCAAGCTTTACATAGAACTTAGACTGGAAGCCTGAATAAATAGGCTCCTCTACGATTCCACTGAAAACATTTATATCTGTGCGGCCACCGGTTGAAGGTGGTTCAAGAGTAATTCTGATTTTTTCAGGACGGATAGTGAAGGCAACTTTCTGACCTTTGTCTGTGTGCTCGTAATCTGTAACCTGCATAAAGCGGTCGAGGGCTGCTTCTGCGGCTGTATCTGTTGCAAGAGGTGCCTGCTTTCCGAGCTCCGGTACACTGAGGGTAGCCATAAAATCATCGTTACCGGCAGTGTCCTTGTGAGGAACACAGTCTACAACTTCAGCATCAAAGAGGTTAGTTTCTCCAATAAACTGAGCAACAAACTGAGTTGCAGGGCTTTCGTAAATTTCGTATGGAGTTCCTATCTGAAGTACATGACCTGCGTTCATAACTGCAATGCGGTCAGAAACAGAAAGAGCTTCACTCTGATCGTGAGTTACATAGATAAATGTAATACCAATCTGGTCGTGAAGACGATCCAGATCAATAAGAAGATTTGCGCGGAGCTTTGCATCAAGGGCAGAAAGAGGCTCGTCGAGCAGAAGAACCTTAGGCTCGTTGATGAGGGCGCGGGCAATAGCAACACGCTGTTTCTGTCCACCTGAGAGTTGGTTTGGCTTTTTGTTAATGTGCTGATCCAGCTGTACAAGGTGTACGTATTCGCGAACCTTTTTATCAATTTCATCCTTAGGGAGTTTCTTAAGACGCAGAGAGAATGCTACGTTTTCGTAAACAGTCATGTGAGGAAAAAGAGCATAAGTCTGGAAAACGGTATTTGATTCGCGCTTATCCGGTGAAAGAGGAATTACGTTCTTGTCATCAAAAAGAACTACTCCATCATCTGGAGACTCAAAACCTGCAATTATGCGGAGAAGTGTAGTTTTTCCGCATCCAGAAGGACCAAGAAGAGAGAAGAACTCTCCCGGTTCAATAGTAAAATTGATGTCATCCAGGGCAACAAAATCGCCGAATCTTTTGGATACATGATCAATGGTAACCTGACTTCCTTTCACCAAGCAACCTCGAAAATAATAATGTTATAAAGATTAAAATGATACATATATACAATTATGTCAATAAAAAAAAGAAAATAATTGAAAGATTTCATAAATTGAATTATTCTAAATAGTGAGGTTACTTAATATGATTTCTATTATACTTGGAATACTTTTTATTGCGTTTACAGTTTTTGCAGTTCTGCCTATGTGTCCACTTAACTGGGGCGCAGATGTAATTGCATTTTTGAAGGGCGGAGCTCCAGTTTTTGCAGCTCTCATCGGACTTATCTGTCTTTTCATTGGTGCTGCAGATATTAAAGATAAAAAAGAAGCTAAAAAAGAAGATGCTGCTAAAAACGACCAGCAGTAGTATTGACTCAATCTATTGAAATCTGATAATATACTTTACCCGTTATTGGATTTTTGACTGCTCATCGAAAATCCAATGCAGTTTCAGTTCAGATGCAAGTTCTGGAACCGCAGATAAACTTTAATTTTACAGTAAGGTATATCATGGAAACTATTTTCGTTAAAGAATACGAACAGGCTCGCAAATGGTACGTTATTGACGCAGCCGGAAAACCACTTGGACGTGTTGCTGCAAAGGCAGCTTATATTGCACGTGGAAAGAACAAAGCAACTTACACAAAGAATCAGCTTATGGGTGATTTCGTTGTAATCATCAATGCAGAAAAAGCTGTTGTAACTGGTGGTAAAGAACAGAAGAAGATTTACTATCACCACACAGGTTTCGTAGGTGGACTTCGCGCTCATACTTATGAGAAGCTTCTTGAAAAGCACCCTACAGATCCAATGGCTATTGCTGTTGCTGGTATGCTTCCACACGGAAGACTCGGTCGCAAGATGATGGATAACGTAAAGATTTACGCTGGTGCTGAGCATCCACATGCTGCACAGAATCCACAGCCAATTGAACTTTAATACGGGGGATAGAAAATGGTAAAGAATATTGCTATTGGTACAGGAAGAAGAAAGACTGCTGTAGCCCGCGTATTTGTTCGCGACGGCTCAGGAAAAATCGTTGTAAATGGTAAAGATGTAAAAGAATACTTTGTAACTGCAGAACAGATTCAGATCGTTCAGCAGCCACTTTTGGTTACTTCAATGGGTTCAAAGTATGACGTTCTTATCAACGTACAGGGTGGCGGTATGAACGGACAGGCAGCTGCTTGCTTGCACGGAATTTCACGCGCTCTCGTTCAGATTGATCCAGATGCTCGTACATCTCTCAAGGCTAACGGATACCTCACACGTGATTCTCGTATGGTTGAGCGTAAGAAGTACGGACAGAAGGGTGCTCGTCGCCGCTTCCAGTTCTCAAAGCGTTAGTTTATACAAGTTCGCTACAGAACTTATTTACAAAACTCGGTCACTCGGCCGAGTTTTTTTGTTTTTAACGGTTCTTCGATTTTAGGTATGTGTCCTCTTTTGCTCTGTGAGGAATTTTCTTTTATATTGAACTGATTATTGATATAATTAAACGCAATAATATGATTATCAAGACAATCGCAGAAACATCATACAGTGGAATGTTCAAGGTAGCGCCTGAAGAGGGTTCTGCATTTTATGTGCGGGCGGAATATCTGCCGGAAGGTCTTTTTGAGAGAATTGATGTTGGTGTTGAGTTTGATGAAAATGAAACCGACTGCCTTCTCGACGCAGGTCTTACCTGCGCAGTTGAACTCAAAGCTGTTTCATATCTTGCCCGTGCTGAACAGAGCCGATTTGGACTTACACGTAAATTAATAGAAAAGAAGTTTGATAAAAAATATGTCGAAGCCGCGATGTCTTATCTTGAGTTGCGCGGTTATTTGAGCGATTTACGTTATGCAACTGCCTGGCTTAATACAAGAAAAACAAATCACTATGAGGGAAGAAGCAGGTTGTCTGCAGAACTTGCATCTCGCGGAATAGCACGAGATGTTGCAAATAAAGCCCTTGATATTTTTTTTGCAGAAAATGATGAAGACGAGATCTGCCGCAAAGCATATGAGAAACTTTCAAAATCAAAATCTGGTGAAAAATTAACAGCTGCTATGCTAAGACAAGGGTTTACTCAAAAACAGATTCGAAATCTCTAATGAATTAGTTTCTCACAGAGCAAAGGAGGGCACAGAGGATAATAAAATTATAAAAACTCTGTGTCCTCTTAAGCTCTGTGAGGAATTTATTTTTCTTCAATATAGATTAACTGTCCCTGGAAGTCGCCCCAGTCGCGTCTTACCGGAATGCCGGCTTTTGCAATTGTGAGGCCGGTCAGTTCTACCGGCTGTAACTTTGACAGGTCTTCATCTGGCCAGGTCACTTTATATCTTGCATCCGGCTTAAGCCCGGTAATCTTTATAAATCGTGTCTTATAATTCGGGTGGTTCATTACCTGAACAAAAGTCACAAGTGCCTTTGACTTATCTTTTGCAATACTAGCCCAGCAGTCATATTCGTTGTTTTCACTGTAACTTGCAATACGGCTGTAGTCTCCGTTACGAACCAGGCTGCTGAACTTTTTGTAAAGTGCAACCTGACCTGGAATCATTGCGCGTTCTTCCAGTGGAAGTTTTGTGATGTCCAGTTCGTAGCCGAAGGTTCCGCTGAGGGCAACGTAGCCTCG
The Treponema bryantii DNA segment above includes these coding regions:
- a CDS encoding OmpA family protein — protein: MKRISVTAILLFITFSLFADEGILFEFKQKKGDAVSHVATVEEEAYINGRLNNRTEFINRTSTTVTETQQDGSAKLFTHYMTTQNNFMNSTGRMLSWGEENSVRVYRDANGQLHDSDNDYLPTVQSVPSFSDKKIKIGESWTSEGLEVHDCRELFNMEEAIQVPFTATYTYIGDEETDDKILRVLEVQYKFFQDNLSENNYNSDCTYAGTQGQAIQKIWWDNERGELDHYTEEFVIYMYDTYNNTFAFRGTAHGEVTDYKSVNDKTNLKKLQKTVEKYKLDNISIKQGDKGLTISLDAIQFEPDSVILLPSEKKKIEKIGEILKEFSNDLLITGHCADRGTVKMQQKLSEERADAVAEFLVQLGIRDQYHVFTQGKGATEPVATNSTEAGRVKNRRVEITIMD
- a CDS encoding Holliday junction resolvase-like protein; this translates as MIEQFLSYIKNIVLEIPFPALIAFSVVFLLLIIQTIRLHKNHASLRSDAIKRSRSVLGGQLAEQVAPYLPGFPCNPGDARFIGKPVDFIAFPGMTEDNNVKEVLLIEVKTGKSALSGREREIKRAVTEGRVRYVEYRADD
- a CDS encoding bifunctional diguanylate cyclase/phosphodiesterase, with amino-acid sequence MSVNLSVVLDNIAAPVIVGTPIKDNTGKIIDFDIVYTNEEVKKAAGFIMQNKPKWSDFSMNITSDIPWFKMALDAIAGRFYDDIKYFSPSTQAWYKIEMKYVPSEKYIIITFINITSEREYYRKLKKTLITDPMTGFSNRTGFADTFAITLETARFKKYRAALLVVDIDNLQNINDSLGSAAGDQVILDVADVLKQFQREYIQIFRYGDDEFAVIITNFESDDSLVNFIDCIFDAFQLKQISVSGGISMFPANTEQKEELIRFADMAVHYAKKNGKNSFFYFEPEMQRVFIQHLTLQTKMNEALLGSCFTQYYQPQFDIQSGKLRGFEALIRWHDDELGTISPAVFIPLAEESGLIVPIGKWVLRTAITTLKTWQAKYDFRGIISVNVSPIQLLCDNFLQELEELILEYKVDPELLEIEITEGVMINNMGDAIDKLRHIKAMGIRVSLDDFGTGYSSLSYLQMLPLNTLKIDKAFINDITSKDGVQATITRSIIDMVEKMGLETIAEGVENKEQLELLHKFNCNFVQGFLRGKPMPYQLCDAYLAGDVNALLKN
- a CDS encoding extracellular solute-binding protein, translating into MKKIALAIMALVAVTFTFTSCGDEKDDGTLYLYNWTYYTPDSVLKAFEKEFNCTVKVDTFDSNEVMYAKLKAGAKGYDITFPSQDYTSIMINQKMLQKIDQTKFTNKKYINIDTKKLMTFDPEMEWQVPYYLGMAGIAVNKQKVSNYEKSWNIFARTDLKGHMSMMDDMREVIGDALAYQGLSVNTVDDAKLQAATDLINTSWKPNLVKFDAEGFGKSFAAGDFWVCQGYAEVVFGEVPEEKQEDMIDFFIPKEGGPMYLDSMVILKGAKHYDRANEFINFIHRPEIYAMFLDDFRFPGYVNLEAEKHRTTVPMYKAEEMASGELKLDVGEDLEKFNEKWETIRFTAD
- a CDS encoding ABC transporter permease — protein: MARTLGVLFHNAFASMNKPRSENARHAKRAWRRHNHKFSFSKLVLWLTIVFLFLPLFVIIVYSFNESKGAEFTKVSLTWYKELFFNSKALWQALLNSILIAFSSAAVSTVLGTMASIGVNWYKFRGKKFIQTLTYLPMVLPEVIIGISMVIFFSGIHMPLGLFTVFAAHTTFCLPFVFLMVNARLDEFDYSIVEASHDLGATEVQTMFKVVVPAIMPGILSGFLMAITMSLEDFVITFFVAGPGSTTLPLYVYSMIRFGVSPVINSLSVIMIIFTCSIAFICRKGLKGFAAGH
- a CDS encoding ABC transporter permease, whose translation is MKDKRLSKELHDSRVGSFYGWPMGLWFIIFFVAPLVIIFIYSFLKKGVYGGVEWKFSLKAYKQMCKPEYGLIVLRTLKITIISTILTILVSIPSAYAMARSRHQTLFLFMIIIPFWTNSLIRIFAWMSILNNDGILNQILMKLHLIKDYVPFLYNTKAVILVSVYMYIPYAILPIFTAVDRFDFSLLEAARDLGATKPQSMFKVLIPGIRSGIISALIFTFIPIFGAYTVPLLVGGKDSYMLGNIIVDQVQKTRNWPLAAAFSMVITIISVIGIMMITRSNSQEAQLKKKNTKEDNYVGGVQ
- a CDS encoding ABC transporter ATP-binding protein, yielding MKGSQVTIDHVSKRFGDFVALDDINFTIEPGEFFSLLGPSGCGKTTLLRIIAGFESPDDGVVLFDDKNVIPLSPDKRESNTVFQTYALFPHMTVYENVAFSLRLKKLPKDEIDKKVREYVHLVQLDQHINKKPNQLSGGQKQRVAIARALINEPKVLLLDEPLSALDAKLRANLLIDLDRLHDQIGITFIYVTHDQSEALSVSDRIAVMNAGHVLQIGTPYEIYESPATQFVAQFIGETNLFDAEVVDCVPHKDTAGNDDFMATLSVPELGKQAPLATDTAAEAALDRFMQVTDYEHTDKGQKVAFTIRPEKIRITLEPPSTGGRTDINVFSGIVEEPIYSGFQSKFYVKLDTGKVIKVFKQHTDYMDDGPVIQWKDRVYVSWSAEDAYIVEDINK
- the rplM gene encoding 50S ribosomal protein L13; protein product: METIFVKEYEQARKWYVIDAAGKPLGRVAAKAAYIARGKNKATYTKNQLMGDFVVIINAEKAVVTGGKEQKKIYYHHTGFVGGLRAHTYEKLLEKHPTDPMAIAVAGMLPHGRLGRKMMDNVKIYAGAEHPHAAQNPQPIEL
- the rpsI gene encoding 30S ribosomal protein S9 — translated: MVKNIAIGTGRRKTAVARVFVRDGSGKIVVNGKDVKEYFVTAEQIQIVQQPLLVTSMGSKYDVLINVQGGGMNGQAAACLHGISRALVQIDPDARTSLKANGYLTRDSRMVERKKYGQKGARRRFQFSKR
- a CDS encoding regulatory protein RecX, encoding MIIKTIAETSYSGMFKVAPEEGSAFYVRAEYLPEGLFERIDVGVEFDENETDCLLDAGLTCAVELKAVSYLARAEQSRFGLTRKLIEKKFDKKYVEAAMSYLELRGYLSDLRYATAWLNTRKTNHYEGRSRLSAELASRGIARDVANKALDIFFAENDEDEICRKAYEKLSKSKSGEKLTAAMLRQGFTQKQIRNL